The nucleotide window TCGGTACTAAAGCTGTTTATTAGCGCAGGTGGAAGTCTTTGTGGAGGATTTCGTGGGCATTAAAACGTTTGGAGATGCGGGAAGCCAGGAACTAGGTGCCTGGTTTGCGGGAATGATTGCATTTTTGGTCAAGCAAGAGATGTGTCAGTATGGATACAGTTATGCCGACCCGGTAAGGTTGCTTTGTCGGTCCCTTAAAAAATAAAAAGAAGAGAGCTAAAAGCTCGAACGAATGTAGGGGCAAATAGAGCTTGCCACTGTATTTTTCGGAGTCTGCGCGGGCTATAGCCTGCCAATCAAAATGCCAGCCGTGGGCTCTGACATAGTCAAACATATGGTCCAGGTCGATAAGAAATCCTGCAAGAAAGCTGGCGAAAGCAGCGCCCGGAGACTTGTAAACCAGATAGCTGGCGGCGCTTACGCCTGCCGAGGTAATGATATGACCTACTGTTCGCATCGTTTCATGATTCCCTAATTCCAGCCATAACTTGATAAAATCGGACGCTATAGCTGTTCAGTGATATACCCAACGGGCGAAATATTATGCACAGCCCTATTTAAGTAATATCGGGGTTTGGGAAATAATGCAAAGATCCGGCGCGAATTTAAGGTTGACTCTGGCTATTTTGAGCCTTTGCTCCAGCCTGCCCGTTATGGCTCAAAACCAGCCAGGCACGCCGCAGAGCGCCAGTGTTAACAACACCTTAAGACAGCTCGTCGGTCAATCACCGGGTCATGCCATTAGCTACTACAACCTGGCTCTGGAAGCCTATCAGAAGGGTGCCCTTGAGTCGGCCATCATCTTCTTTAGAAGAGCCACCGATCTTGATCCAAATCTATCAGACGCTCAATATAACTTAGGGGTACTTTACCAGAGCCAGAAGCGCGCCAAAGAGGCAATTCCGCGCTTTGAAGAAGTACTGAGAGTCAAACCTACCGATGCCGATGCTCATTATCAGCTTGGTCTGGCCTTGATGGATATGGGTAGGGCTGCTGACGCTAAGACCCATTTTGCTGCAATTGCCCCTAATTCGCAGCACTTTGCCGACGCTCAAAAGCGCACCCAGATGTGCGATGCCCAGCTTGCTGGCGCCACTATAGCGATTCCCACATATTCACCCACAGTCCAGCCTCAGGCTCAACAGCAACCGCCTCAGCAGCCTGTGCGTGCTGGTTACAACCCATTGCCGCCGGTGGATTTGTCTAACAACCCTCCTGGATCAAACCCGGGCTATCAGGCAGGCTATGGCGCTCAGTCCCAGCCGGCTGTCCAGCCTTATCAGCAGCCCTCCAGTTATTCCAATCAAACAGCCTACAAAGCCTCTCCTGAGTACGCCACAGCGGGACAGCCCAAGCAAATAGCCAGTGCCGCTATACCCAAGAGTCAAGGCAATTTGCCTACAGCTGTGCTTGCTAATTCTTCAGTAAGAGTCATTGCTACAGGTTTTAGCGCTCCATCCGGTCTCACTTTTGACCGTATGGGCAATCTTTATGTGGCCAACTTCAACAGCAACACAGTAGATCGCATCTCCGCCGATGGCACGCGCACACAGTTTGCTTCTGGCGCCAATCTCAAAGGACCCATTGGTCTGGCTTGCGATGAGTCTGGCAATATCTATGTCGCCAACTACAATGGCGGTACTGTGGCTCGCATCACTCCCGCTGGTATCTCCACCATCATCGGTACCAACTTCAAGCAGCCCTACTACCTTACTGTCGACAAAGGTGGCAATTTGTTTGTCACTCAGCAAGAAGACAACTCAATTGTGCGTATAACTCTGCCTCGCTCTGTGGTATCGAAAAATTAGTACTGAAGTGACACCTGAAAAATCTGAGCCAGTGCAGGTGCAAGGCGACAAAGCTGTCGTTAAAACTGAGCCTGCTAAACCAGCCCGTGTTTATCCGGCGCCTGATCCGGCTTATTTTGATGAGCGCCGTATTTGGGCTCAAGAATTTGCCGGGCAATTGGTATTTGGTACTTATCACAGACTATTTACTAGACTAAAGATCGAAGGTCGTGAAAACTTACCGCCCGAAGACACCGCTATGGTCATCGTTGGCAACCATAAATCGTTTTATGACCCGCCGCTATTTCAGACCTCGACTAATCGCAAAATGGTTTATTTTGCCAAACAAGAACTATGGCATAACTGGCTATTGGGGCGCATTTTGACCTGGCTGGGCGCAGTGCCAATCAACCGCGATAAACCCGAAAAGTCGCGTATCAAGTTTTTGATCCACATGATGAAACAAGGCTGGTCTCTCGGCATGTTTATCGAAGGCACACGTTGTCGCCTCAAGAAGAAACTGGGCAGACCAAATGTTGGACCGGCTTATTTTGCTCGTTTGACTAAAGCGCCGATTTTGCCGATTGGCTTTGTCAATACCGATCAGCGTTTTGGACCGGTAATTGTGCGCATAGGCAAGCTTATCCAGCCCAAAGATGATGTCGTTGCCACCACCTGGGAAATCATGGACGCGCTCTCTGAACTGACGGGCTATGAAATTGCCGAGCGCAAACTGGCTAACGAAAAAGACTGAGTTGCTGCTAGTGCTTAAAGCCTCCAGCCAGCTTCGTTTTGAGATTTAATCAAAAAAGTTGCTCTGAAATTGAACTTTAAGTAGATGATGGACGTTATAGGTAATGTCGACAGGTTACCGTTCTATTTGAGGTCGTGATGCAAAAGTTGCTTAATAAGAGTGTCATTGCACTCAGTCTGGCTTTGATGCCATTACTGGCCCTCAATAGCACTGCCCTAGTGCCAGCGTATGCCGTACCTGGTCTACTTTCTGGTCAAGTCCAGAGGGAGAACGTAAACAACCTGGTCAGTCAAATACAGTGGTTTGATAATCTTGAGCAGGCTAAGGAGTCTGCCAGGCAAACTGGCAAGATGGTCTTTTACATGCACATGCTCGGTAATTTATCCGGCTCCACCTGATCAGCCGGTAACAGTCTGAGAGCCGTGTCGCTCTCTAATCCCCAGGTTATGTCTTATCTCCAGCAAAATTTTGCCTGTGGTACTCGCGATATCACTGGTGAGTCTTATGCCGGCGTTAGCGGTCGCCACGAGGTCAATGGCAAGGCTATTGTCACGACCAACGGCGCAGGACCACACAATATCCAGATGTTTATGCTGGCAGCCGATGGCACTGTATTACATGTATTGCCTGGTTACTGGGCACCGGCAGATATATTGCCCGAGATGGAGCTAGCAAAAAAACTCAATCAAGTTTGGATCAGCAATTATTCGCTCAACCAAAAGAGGCAGGAGTTTTATCGTTTGCAATTGGCTCATGTCAGCGCTCATAGTAGTGAGACTATAATGCGCAGCGAGATGCAGTCTTTTGATAAAAAGTACGAGGCTAAACATAATCTCCATACATCCGATACCATTCTCAATCCAGCTCTAGCCGCTACCTGTCTCACCAAGGGCGTGCAAGCTCCAGAGGGCGCTTTTAAGACCACTGATGTGATTATGCATGAGCGCATGGCGCGCAGACCTTTTGTGCCGTATAGCCAGTTTGATGTGGTGGC belongs to Candidatus Obscuribacter sp. and includes:
- a CDS encoding tetratricopeptide repeat protein, whose translation is MQRSGANLRLTLAILSLCSSLPVMAQNQPGTPQSASVNNTLRQLVGQSPGHAISYYNLALEAYQKGALESAIIFFRRATDLDPNLSDAQYNLGVLYQSQKRAKEAIPRFEEVLRVKPTDADAHYQLGLALMDMGRAADAKTHFAAIAPNSQHFADAQKRTQMCDAQLAGATIAIPTYSPTVQPQAQQQPPQQPVRAGYNPLPPVDLSNNPPGSNPGYQAGYGAQSQPAVQPYQQPSSYSNQTAYKASPEYATAGQPKQIASAAIPKSQGNLPTAVLANSSVRVIATGFSAPSGLTFDRMGNLYVANFNSNTVDRISADGTRTQFASGANLKGPIGLACDESGNIYVANYNGGTVARITPAGISTIIGTNFKQPYYLTVDKGGNLFVTQQEDNSIVRITLPRSVVSKN
- a CDS encoding 1-acyl-sn-glycerol-3-phosphate acyltransferase → MTPEKSEPVQVQGDKAVVKTEPAKPARVYPAPDPAYFDERRIWAQEFAGQLVFGTYHRLFTRLKIEGRENLPPEDTAMVIVGNHKSFYDPPLFQTSTNRKMVYFAKQELWHNWLLGRILTWLGAVPINRDKPEKSRIKFLIHMMKQGWSLGMFIEGTRCRLKKKLGRPNVGPAYFARLTKAPILPIGFVNTDQRFGPVIVRIGKLIQPKDDVVATTWEIMDALSELTGYEIAERKLANEKD